A region of Aliivibrio fischeri DNA encodes the following proteins:
- the iscU gene encoding Fe-S cluster assembly scaffold IscU gives MAYSEKVIDHYENPRNVGSFEKDDPSVGSGMVGAPACGDVMKLQIKVSPEGVIEDAKFKTYGCGSAIASSSLVTEWVKGKTLDEAAALKNAEIAEELELPPVKVHCSILAEDAIKAAVSDYRNKHQD, from the coding sequence ATGGCTTATAGCGAAAAAGTAATCGACCATTACGAAAACCCTCGTAATGTTGGTTCATTTGAAAAAGACGACCCATCAGTGGGTAGCGGCATGGTTGGTGCTCCGGCTTGTGGTGATGTTATGAAACTACAAATCAAAGTATCTCCAGAAGGTGTTATCGAAGATGCAAAATTCAAAACATACGGTTGTGGTTCTGCAATTGCATCAAGCTCATTAGTTACTGAGTGGGTAAAAGGTAAAACACTAGACGAAGCTGCAGCACTTAAAAATGCTGAAATTGCAGAAGAGCTTGAGTTACCACCAGTGAAAGTTCACTGCTCAATTCTTGCAGAAGATGCGATCAAAGCAGCGGTATCTGATTACCGTAATAAACACCAAGATTAA
- the pepB gene encoding aminopeptidase PepB yields the protein MSQKMTVQLSSTAAPAHWGDKAILSFTSEAAVIHCIESDVYSLIQRAARKLNSQGLTAVELEGADWDLESIWSFIQGFRDSKNSDDVSWTALSENDEKELNARILTTNWTRQIINKTAEEVAPRQLATMAAEFIKSVAPEGTVTTKIVKDKDLLTQGWTGIYAVGRGSERTSAMLQLDYNPTGDENAPVFACLVGKGITFDSGGYSIKPSAGMASMKADMGGSALVTAGLAMSILRGLDKRVKLILCCAENMISGRALKLGDIITYKNGKTVEILNTDAEGRLVLADGLQFASEQKPELIIDCATLTGAAKMAVGNDFHSLLSFDEALSQKALNAAQEENEGLWRLPLMEFHRAMLPSNFADLANIGSGPYSPGASTAAGFLSYFVEDYQKGWIHMDCSATYRTAPSDKWAAGATGVGVRTLANILTK from the coding sequence ATGTCACAAAAGATGACTGTACAACTTTCATCAACCGCAGCCCCTGCCCATTGGGGGGACAAAGCTATATTGTCTTTTACTTCTGAAGCTGCCGTTATTCATTGTATTGAAAGTGACGTATACAGTCTTATCCAGCGAGCGGCTCGTAAATTAAATTCACAAGGTTTAACCGCTGTTGAACTTGAGGGTGCCGACTGGGACCTTGAATCTATTTGGTCATTTATTCAAGGTTTCCGTGACTCTAAAAATAGCGATGATGTGAGTTGGACTGCATTAAGTGAAAATGATGAAAAAGAGTTAAACGCTCGAATTCTAACAACGAATTGGACTCGTCAAATCATTAATAAAACGGCAGAAGAAGTCGCTCCTCGTCAACTTGCTACTATGGCCGCAGAGTTTATTAAATCCGTTGCTCCAGAAGGCACTGTCACAACTAAGATTGTAAAAGATAAAGATCTTCTAACTCAAGGTTGGACGGGGATTTATGCCGTAGGCCGTGGCTCAGAACGTACCTCTGCAATGTTACAGTTAGACTATAACCCTACTGGAGACGAAAATGCGCCAGTATTTGCTTGTCTAGTCGGTAAAGGCATTACGTTTGATTCTGGTGGTTACAGTATTAAACCATCAGCAGGTATGGCATCGATGAAAGCGGATATGGGAGGCTCTGCATTAGTGACAGCAGGTCTTGCGATGTCGATTCTTCGTGGTTTAGATAAGCGTGTTAAGCTGATTCTATGTTGTGCTGAAAATATGATTTCAGGCCGAGCATTAAAGTTAGGCGATATCATCACTTATAAAAATGGTAAGACAGTAGAAATTCTAAATACGGATGCAGAAGGACGTTTAGTTCTGGCTGATGGTCTTCAGTTTGCATCAGAGCAAAAACCTGAACTTATTATTGACTGTGCGACGCTAACGGGTGCAGCGAAAATGGCTGTAGGTAATGATTTCCATTCACTATTAAGTTTTGATGAAGCATTGAGCCAAAAAGCGTTAAATGCGGCTCAAGAAGAGAATGAAGGTCTATGGCGTTTACCATTGATGGAATTCCACCGAGCTATGCTGCCATCAAACTTTGCTGATTTAGCGAATATTGGTTCTGGCCCATATTCTCCGGGTGCAAGTACTGCCGCAGGCTTTTTATCTTACTTTGTTGAAGATTATCAGAAAGGATGGATTCATATGGACTGCTCAGCGACGTATCGCACAGCGCCATCTGATAAGTGGGCAGCTGGTGCGACCGGAGTGGGTGTAAGAACACTTGCTAATATCTTAACTAAATAA
- the iscX gene encoding Fe-S cluster assembly protein IscX — MSLKWIDSREIAIELLDKYPDTDPKTVRFTDLYQWVLELEDFDDDPKHSGEKVLEAIVLCWMDEWD; from the coding sequence ATGAGTTTGAAATGGATTGATTCGAGAGAGATTGCAATTGAATTACTAGATAAATACCCAGATACCGATCCAAAAACAGTGCGCTTTACTGATTTATACCAATGGGTATTAGAGTTAGAAGATTTTGATGATGATCCTAAGCATTCTGGTGAAAAAGTGCTAGAAGCCATCGTATTATGTTGGATGGACGAGTGGGATTAG
- the hscA gene encoding Fe-S protein assembly chaperone HscA encodes MLLQIAEPGQSAVPHQHKLAVGIDLGTTNSLVASVRSGEAKTLPDMKGNVILPSVVQYQEDKICVGMNAYQSAAMDPQNTIISVKRLMGRSLKDIQARYPELPYQFSESENGLPVIQTAQGEVNPIQVSSEILKSLSRRAQDTLGGELEGVVITVPAYFDDAQRAGTKDAATLAGLNVLRLLNEPTAAAIAYGLDSGQEGVIAVYDLGGGTFDISILRLSKGVFEVLATGGDSALGGDDFDHALAQWIKEQAGITSPLSSQEQRELLTLATQTKVALSDSDNVKISFKDWSGEISVELFNSLIQPLIKKTLMACRRALKDADITSEEVMEVVMVGGSTRTPFVRTSVGDYFGQTPLTSIDPDQVVAIGAAIQADILVGNKPDSEMLLLDVIPLSLGIETMGGLVEKIIPRNTTIPVAKAQEFTTFKDGQTGMMVHVVQGEREMVEDGRSLARFSLKGIPPMAAGAAHIRVTYQVDADGLLSVTAMEKSTGVQSHIQVKPSYGLSDNEVANMLKDSMTYAKEDMQARALAEQQVEADRVIEGLVVALNNDGDALLSKEEQAEILQAIEALITLRQGTDAQAIEDGIKKADEASQEFAARRMDASIRAALAGQSIDEV; translated from the coding sequence ATGTTATTACAGATTGCTGAACCAGGACAAAGTGCTGTACCGCACCAACATAAACTGGCGGTAGGTATTGATTTAGGAACAACAAACTCTTTGGTTGCTTCAGTTCGAAGCGGTGAAGCTAAAACATTACCAGACATGAAAGGTAATGTTATTTTGCCATCGGTTGTTCAGTATCAAGAAGATAAAATTTGCGTAGGCATGAATGCATACCAATCTGCAGCAATGGACCCACAAAATACCATTATTTCTGTAAAACGTTTAATGGGACGTTCACTTAAAGATATCCAAGCTCGTTATCCTGAGCTTCCATACCAATTTTCAGAAAGTGAAAATGGATTACCAGTAATTCAAACCGCTCAAGGTGAAGTTAACCCTATTCAGGTATCATCTGAAATCTTAAAATCGTTATCACGTCGTGCTCAAGATACACTAGGTGGTGAGTTAGAAGGTGTAGTAATTACCGTTCCTGCTTATTTTGATGATGCACAACGTGCAGGTACTAAGGATGCTGCGACATTAGCAGGCCTAAATGTTCTTCGTCTACTAAATGAACCGACTGCAGCGGCAATCGCATACGGCTTAGATTCAGGTCAAGAAGGTGTTATTGCCGTTTACGACTTAGGTGGTGGTACGTTTGATATTTCTATTTTACGTTTATCTAAAGGCGTATTTGAAGTACTTGCGACTGGCGGTGATTCTGCGTTAGGCGGTGATGATTTCGACCATGCTCTAGCTCAGTGGATTAAAGAGCAAGCAGGTATTACGAGTCCGTTATCAAGCCAAGAACAACGTGAATTATTGACATTAGCAACACAAACGAAAGTTGCATTGTCTGATAGCGATAACGTTAAGATCAGTTTTAAAGATTGGAGTGGTGAGATTAGCGTTGAGCTTTTCAATAGTCTAATTCAACCTTTGATTAAAAAGACACTAATGGCATGTCGTCGTGCACTTAAAGATGCGGATATTACTTCAGAAGAAGTGATGGAAGTGGTTATGGTTGGTGGTTCAACACGAACGCCATTTGTACGTACTTCTGTTGGTGATTACTTTGGTCAAACGCCATTAACTAGCATCGACCCAGATCAAGTTGTTGCGATTGGTGCTGCGATTCAAGCGGATATCTTAGTGGGTAACAAACCTGATTCTGAAATGTTACTGCTTGATGTTATTCCACTTTCTCTCGGCATTGAAACCATGGGTGGACTTGTTGAAAAGATCATTCCACGCAATACCACGATCCCTGTAGCAAAAGCTCAAGAGTTCACCACATTTAAAGATGGGCAAACTGGCATGATGGTGCACGTTGTTCAAGGTGAACGAGAGATGGTTGAAGATGGTCGCTCTTTGGCTCGCTTCTCTTTAAAAGGGATTCCACCAATGGCGGCGGGTGCTGCACATATTCGTGTAACTTATCAAGTCGATGCTGATGGTTTACTTTCTGTTACTGCAATGGAAAAGAGTACTGGCGTTCAATCTCATATCCAAGTTAAACCGTCTTATGGTTTAAGTGATAATGAGGTGGCTAATATGCTTAAAGATTCAATGACGTATGCAAAAGAAGATATGCAAGCACGTGCATTAGCTGAACAGCAAGTCGAAGCGGATCGAGTTATTGAAGGGTTAGTTGTTGCACTTAATAATGATGGTGATGCGTTACTGTCAAAAGAAGAGCAAGCAGAAATTTTACAAGCAATTGAAGCGTTAATCACATTACGTCAAGGTACTGATGCGCAAGCAATTGAAGATGGAATTAAAAAGGCTGATGAAGCAAGTCAAGAATTTGCAGCGCGTCGAATGGACGCCTCAATTCGAGCTGCATTGGCTGGTCAATCTATTGATGAGGTATAG
- the iscR gene encoding Fe-S cluster assembly transcriptional regulator IscR encodes MKLTSKGRYAVTAMLDVALHAQEGPVPLADISERQGISLSYLEQLFSRLRKAGLVASVRGPGGGYRLGLKAEQIAVGMVISAVDESVDATKCHGKEGCQGGTRCLTHTLWRDLSSRISTFLDGITLGELMQDNEVQQISDRQNVDLAITNGLTTNSKLTNSVGVNVRS; translated from the coding sequence ATGAAATTAACTTCAAAGGGAAGGTATGCAGTAACAGCAATGTTAGACGTTGCACTTCATGCCCAAGAAGGACCAGTGCCGCTTGCTGATATCTCAGAGCGCCAAGGAATTTCATTATCTTATCTTGAACAATTATTCTCTAGATTACGTAAAGCCGGTTTAGTTGCTAGCGTTCGAGGCCCAGGTGGTGGTTATCGCTTAGGATTAAAAGCTGAGCAAATTGCTGTTGGAATGGTTATTTCAGCCGTCGATGAATCAGTTGATGCAACGAAATGTCATGGAAAAGAAGGCTGCCAAGGTGGTACGCGTTGTTTAACGCACACATTGTGGCGTGATCTAAGTTCTCGAATCAGTACTTTCTTAGACGGTATTACGCTTGGTGAACTGATGCAAGATAATGAAGTTCAGCAAATATCCGATCGACAAAATGTTGATCTTGCCATAACAAATGGCTTAACTACGAATTCAAAATTAACAAATTCTGTGGGTGTTAATGTCCGTTCTTAA
- the ndk gene encoding nucleoside-diphosphate kinase: MTIERTFSIVKPDAVKRNLIGAIYRRIEKTGMQIVAAKMLRLTKEQAEGFYAEHEGKEFFDELVAYMMSGPVMVQVLEGENAVVRYRELMGKTNPEEAACGSLRADYAISMRYNSVHGADSPESAAREIAYFFAEDEICPRPAE; the protein is encoded by the coding sequence ATGACAATAGAACGTACTTTTTCAATTGTAAAACCAGATGCCGTTAAGCGTAACTTAATTGGTGCTATTTACCGTCGTATTGAAAAAACAGGTATGCAAATCGTTGCTGCTAAAATGCTTCGTTTAACTAAAGAACAAGCAGAAGGCTTTTATGCTGAGCATGAAGGAAAAGAGTTTTTTGATGAATTAGTGGCATACATGATGTCAGGACCTGTAATGGTTCAAGTTCTTGAAGGTGAAAATGCGGTTGTACGCTACCGTGAGCTAATGGGTAAAACTAACCCAGAAGAAGCAGCGTGTGGCTCACTACGAGCGGATTATGCAATTAGCATGCGTTACAACTCTGTTCACGGTGCTGATAGCCCAGAGTCTGCTGCACGTGAGATTGCGTATTTCTTTGCTGAAGATGAAATCTGCCCACGTCCAGCGGAATAA
- a CDS encoding IscS subfamily cysteine desulfurase: MKLPIYFDYSATCPVDKRVADKMVQYMTMDGYFGNPASRSHRYGWQAEEAVDTARENIADLLNADPREIVFTSGATESDNLAIKGAAHFYNKKGKHIITCKTEHKAVLDPCRQLEREGYEVTYLEPESNGLIDLAKLEAAMRDDTVLVSIMHVNNEIGVIQDIAAIGELCRSRKIIFHVDAAQSAGKIPLDVQEIKVDLISLSAHKIYGPKGIGALYVRRKPRIRLEAQMHGGGHERGFRSGTLATHQIVGMGEACRIAKEEMQKDYDHCLAMRDRLLDGIKDMEAVHINGDLDQRVPSNLNISFEFVEGESLLMALKDLAVSSGSACTSASLEPSYVLRALGLNDELAHSSIRFSFGRYTTAEEIDHAVSQISQAVNKLRDMSPLWDMYKEGIDLNTVEWAHH; encoded by the coding sequence ATGAAACTGCCAATTTACTTTGATTATTCGGCTACGTGTCCTGTTGATAAACGTGTAGCGGATAAAATGGTTCAATACATGACAATGGATGGTTACTTTGGTAACCCTGCATCACGCTCACACCGTTACGGCTGGCAGGCTGAAGAAGCGGTTGATACTGCACGTGAAAATATTGCCGATTTATTGAATGCTGATCCTCGTGAGATCGTATTTACATCGGGTGCAACAGAGTCTGACAACTTAGCAATTAAAGGTGCTGCGCATTTCTATAATAAGAAAGGTAAGCACATCATTACTTGTAAAACAGAACATAAAGCGGTTCTTGACCCATGTCGTCAACTTGAGCGTGAAGGTTATGAAGTAACTTACCTTGAGCCAGAATCAAACGGCCTTATTGACCTAGCTAAACTTGAAGCAGCAATGCGTGATGACACCGTTCTTGTTTCAATTATGCATGTAAATAACGAAATTGGTGTAATTCAAGATATTGCAGCAATTGGCGAGTTATGTCGTTCTCGTAAAATTATTTTCCATGTTGATGCTGCACAATCTGCGGGTAAAATCCCACTAGATGTACAAGAAATTAAAGTAGATTTAATTTCACTATCAGCTCATAAAATTTATGGCCCTAAAGGTATCGGTGCATTATATGTTCGTCGTAAGCCTCGCATTCGTTTAGAAGCACAAATGCACGGTGGTGGTCATGAGCGTGGTTTCCGTTCTGGTACTCTAGCAACACATCAAATTGTTGGTATGGGTGAAGCGTGTCGTATTGCAAAAGAAGAAATGCAAAAAGACTACGATCACTGTTTAGCAATGCGTGACCGTTTATTGGACGGCATTAAAGATATGGAAGCGGTACACATTAATGGTGATTTAGACCAACGTGTACCAAGTAACCTGAATATCAGTTTTGAATTTGTTGAAGGTGAGTCTTTATTAATGGCTCTTAAAGATCTTGCTGTATCTTCTGGTTCTGCATGTACTTCAGCAAGTCTTGAACCTTCATATGTACTGCGTGCATTAGGTCTAAATGATGAACTAGCTCACAGTTCAATTCGTTTCTCTTTTGGCCGTTATACAACAGCAGAAGAGATCGATCACGCGGTTTCACAAATTAGCCAAGCAGTAAACAAACTGCGTGATATGTCACCACTGTGGGACATGTACAAAGAAGGCATCGACTTAAACACGGTTGAGTGGGCACACCACTAA
- the truC gene encoding tRNA pseudouridine(65) synthase TruC: MTAVNDELLEEQAEPIELEIVYRDEHLIAINKPAGMLVHRSWLDKHETVFAMQTLRDQIGQHVFPLHRLDRPTSGILFFALSSEIAAQVSPLFASREIKKTYHAIVRGWIEEADTLDYPLKKELDKIADKKASQEVEAKEAITEYKPLAKVELPYSTGKFPTTRYCLMELKPHTGRKHQLRRHMAHLRHPIVGDTSHGDGKHNRLFKEKLDSHRLLLHASELNFTHPITGEDIVIKADFDETWKKLFTEFGWDF, translated from the coding sequence ATGACAGCTGTGAATGATGAGTTATTAGAAGAACAAGCTGAGCCAATAGAGCTTGAGATTGTTTATCGTGATGAACATTTAATTGCGATTAATAAACCTGCAGGAATGTTAGTACACCGCTCATGGCTTGATAAACACGAAACGGTATTTGCGATGCAAACATTACGTGATCAAATTGGTCAGCATGTGTTTCCATTACATCGTTTAGACAGACCAACATCAGGGATATTATTCTTTGCTTTATCAAGCGAGATTGCTGCACAAGTATCTCCACTTTTCGCAAGCAGAGAAATAAAGAAAACCTATCATGCGATTGTTCGTGGATGGATTGAAGAGGCGGACACGCTTGATTATCCATTGAAAAAAGAACTCGATAAAATTGCAGACAAAAAGGCATCACAAGAAGTCGAAGCTAAAGAAGCGATTACAGAGTACAAACCGTTAGCTAAAGTGGAGTTACCTTATTCAACAGGTAAGTTTCCAACCACGCGGTATTGTTTGATGGAGTTAAAACCACATACTGGTAGAAAGCATCAACTTCGTCGTCATATGGCACATTTACGTCACCCAATTGTTGGTGATACAAGTCACGGCGATGGAAAGCATAATCGTTTATTTAAAGAAAAATTGGATAGCCACCGTTTGTTACTTCACGCATCTGAATTGAATTTTACTCATCCAATAACAGGGGAGGATATCGTGATTAAAGCGGACTTTGATGAGACTTGGAAAAAACTATTTACTGAGTTTGGTTGGGATTTTTGA
- the hscB gene encoding co-chaperone HscB, whose product MNHFELFGLPNQFELDGGLLSLQFRELQKRFHPDNFATSSERDRLLSIQKAAQINDAYQTLKNPVSRAEYILSEQGHDIRGEQTTMQDPMFLMQQMELREELESLPSSSDPESALFDFAENVIAMRKSQLVQLQELLKNEAWIEAAQSVRKLKFIEKLNQEVEQLEEKLLG is encoded by the coding sequence ATGAATCATTTTGAATTATTTGGGCTACCGAACCAGTTTGAACTGGATGGTGGCCTTCTTTCTCTTCAATTTAGAGAGTTGCAAAAACGCTTTCATCCAGATAATTTTGCAACATCTTCAGAGCGTGACCGTTTACTTTCCATTCAAAAAGCTGCGCAAATTAATGATGCGTATCAAACATTAAAAAATCCAGTATCACGAGCTGAATACATACTTTCAGAGCAAGGTCATGATATTCGTGGTGAACAAACCACAATGCAAGATCCTATGTTTTTAATGCAACAAATGGAACTGCGTGAAGAGTTAGAGTCATTACCATCAAGCTCAGATCCTGAAAGTGCTTTGTTTGATTTTGCTGAGAATGTAATAGCAATGCGTAAATCACAGTTAGTTCAACTGCAAGAACTATTGAAAAACGAAGCATGGATTGAAGCCGCTCAGAGCGTTCGAAAGCTCAAATTTATTGAAAAACTGAATCAAGAAGTTGAGCAGTTAGAAGAGAAATTATTAGGTTAA
- a CDS encoding YqcC family protein: protein MTTSLELSTLLEQLALQLEHHGHWQRTSPSIADLSSTEPFAIDTLSASEWLQWIFIPKMNYLIENNKPTPKGFSIAPYIEEALKDIEGYNEIVRLCHAIDALGK from the coding sequence ATGACGACATCGTTAGAATTATCAACATTATTAGAGCAGTTAGCTCTGCAATTAGAACATCATGGGCACTGGCAACGTACGTCACCATCGATAGCCGATTTATCAAGTACAGAGCCATTTGCGATTGATACTCTATCTGCATCTGAGTGGTTGCAGTGGATTTTTATCCCTAAGATGAATTATCTAATTGAGAATAATAAACCGACGCCAAAAGGGTTCTCAATTGCTCCCTATATTGAAGAAGCATTAAAGGATATTGAAGGGTATAACGAGATTGTACGCTTATGTCATGCCATTGATGCATTAGGTAAATAA
- the fdx gene encoding ISC system 2Fe-2S type ferredoxin: MPKIIVLPHEELCPEGAVLEANEGDSVLDVALKNGIGIEHACEKSCACTTCHVIIREGFDSLEESDELEDDMLDKAWGLEPESRLGCQALVAQEDLVVEIPKYTLNLASEDH, translated from the coding sequence ATGCCAAAAATTATCGTTCTACCACATGAAGAATTATGTCCAGAAGGGGCGGTTCTTGAAGCAAATGAAGGCGACAGTGTTTTAGATGTTGCTTTAAAAAACGGCATTGGCATTGAGCATGCGTGTGAGAAATCATGTGCTTGTACAACATGTCACGTTATTATTCGTGAAGGCTTTGACTCACTAGAGGAAAGCGACGAATTAGAAGATGATATGTTAGATAAAGCATGGGGACTTGAACCTGAATCTCGCTTAGGTTGCCAAGCTTTAGTTGCACAAGAAGACCTTGTGGTAGAAATTCCAAAATATACTTTAAACTTAGCATCAGAAGACCATTAA
- the suhB gene encoding inositol-1-monophosphatase, which yields MHPMLNIAVRAARKAGDFVAKSFEQTDKIETTKKGNNEFITNIEADAQYILVDMIKKSYPDHSIISEESGLIEGKDTDIQWIIDPLDGTTNFVKGIPHFSVSIAVRIKGRTEVACVYDPIRNELFTAQRGAGAQRNNQRMRVKELKDLSEAIISTGFPYRHKQHTESFMKVVGALFIEGSDVRRSGCASLDLCYLASARMDGFVELGLKPWEMTAADLIAREAGVICTDFVGGTDYLKSGNLVAGSPRVVKAMLKKVRENGNEAMMK from the coding sequence ATGCATCCAATGCTAAACATTGCTGTACGTGCTGCACGTAAAGCTGGTGACTTTGTTGCTAAATCTTTTGAGCAAACTGACAAAATTGAAACAACAAAGAAAGGCAACAACGAATTTATTACGAACATCGAAGCCGATGCTCAATACATTCTTGTTGACATGATCAAGAAATCTTACCCTGATCACAGCATCATTTCTGAAGAGTCTGGCCTAATTGAAGGTAAAGACACTGACATTCAATGGATCATTGACCCATTAGATGGCACGACTAACTTCGTTAAAGGTATCCCACACTTCTCTGTTTCTATTGCTGTTCGCATCAAAGGCCGTACAGAAGTAGCTTGTGTATACGATCCAATCCGTAATGAACTATTTACTGCTCAACGTGGTGCTGGTGCTCAACGCAACAACCAACGTATGCGCGTTAAAGAGTTAAAAGATCTTAGCGAAGCTATCATCTCTACAGGTTTCCCATACCGTCACAAACAACACACTGAAAGCTTCATGAAAGTTGTTGGTGCGTTATTCATCGAAGGTTCTGACGTTCGTCGTTCTGGTTGTGCATCTCTAGACCTATGTTACCTAGCATCTGCACGCATGGACGGTTTTGTTGAACTAGGCCTTAAGCCTTGGGAAATGACAGCGGCTGACTTAATTGCTCGTGAAGCTGGCGTTATCTGTACTGACTTCGTTGGCGGTACTGATTACCTAAAATCTGGTAACCTAGTTGCTGGTAGCCCACGTGTTGTTAAAGCGATGCTTAAAAAAGTTCGTGAAAACGGCAACGAAGCAATGATGAAGTAA
- the trmJ gene encoding tRNA (cytosine(32)/uridine(32)-2'-O)-methyltransferase TrmJ — protein MLDKIRIVLVGTSHSGNIGSAARAMKVMGLTNMVLVAPECEVDGQAIALAAGASDIANNARVVDTLDEAISDCGLVIGSSARSRTLEWPMLEPREAGIKAIEEAPTHPMAFVFGRERVGLTNEELQKCHFHVCIPANPEYSSLNLAMAVQTISYEARIAWLDSQAYKGESKEVDYPLNHELELFYEHLEKVMTNTDFINKAHPGQVMNKMRRMFNRTRPETQELRILRGVLTAVERSMKDK, from the coding sequence ATGTTAGATAAAATTCGTATTGTTCTTGTAGGAACTAGCCATTCAGGAAATATTGGTTCAGCTGCTCGCGCGATGAAAGTGATGGGGTTAACTAATATGGTACTTGTTGCACCTGAGTGTGAAGTTGATGGCCAAGCCATTGCTTTAGCTGCAGGAGCAAGTGACATAGCGAATAATGCACGTGTTGTAGATACATTAGATGAAGCGATTTCTGATTGTGGTCTTGTTATTGGTTCAAGTGCTCGCTCTAGAACACTAGAATGGCCAATGTTAGAGCCACGAGAAGCTGGTATTAAAGCTATTGAAGAAGCGCCAACGCATCCAATGGCTTTTGTATTTGGTCGTGAAAGAGTCGGTTTGACAAATGAAGAGTTACAAAAGTGTCATTTCCATGTATGTATTCCAGCTAACCCTGAATACAGCTCTTTAAATTTAGCAATGGCAGTACAGACCATCAGCTACGAAGCTCGTATTGCATGGTTAGATAGTCAAGCATATAAAGGGGAATCAAAAGAAGTTGATTACCCTTTGAACCATGAACTGGAATTATTCTACGAACACCTTGAAAAAGTGATGACGAATACCGACTTTATTAATAAGGCGCATCCAGGTCAGGTAATGAATAAAATGCGTCGTATGTTTAACCGCACACGTCCAGAAACTCAAGAATTACGCATTTTACGCGGTGTATTAACCGCTGTAGAACGCAGTATGAAAGACAAGTAA
- the iscA gene encoding iron-sulfur cluster assembly protein IscA: MAISVTEAAASRVQKFLENRGKGVGLRLGVRTSGCSGMAYILEFVDELNEEDQVFEQFGVKIIIDPKSLAYMDGTELDFAKEGLNEGFKFNNPNVKSECGCGESFNV, translated from the coding sequence ATGGCCATTTCAGTCACCGAAGCAGCGGCAAGCCGTGTACAAAAATTTCTTGAAAACCGAGGAAAAGGCGTTGGTTTACGTTTAGGCGTAAGAACCTCTGGTTGTTCGGGTATGGCTTATATTCTTGAATTTGTTGATGAGCTAAACGAAGAAGATCAAGTTTTCGAACAGTTTGGTGTAAAAATCATTATCGATCCAAAAAGCTTAGCTTATATGGATGGCACTGAATTGGACTTTGCAAAAGAAGGTCTAAATGAAGGCTTTAAATTCAACAACCCGAACGTAAAAAGTGAATGTGGGTGTGGTGAAAGCTTCAACGTATAG